Proteins encoded within one genomic window of Ranitomeya variabilis isolate aRanVar5 chromosome 4, aRanVar5.hap1, whole genome shotgun sequence:
- the LOC143766950 gene encoding uncharacterized protein LOC143766950 isoform X1, whose product MDMDRDKMAERILHLTLEILFRLTGEDYTVVKKTSSDRCQDPVSEGWGRPLSPITGPPPHPLIHEDINDQKILELTYKMIELLTGEVPIRCQDVAVYFYKEEWEYLEGHRDLYKNVIMEVPQPLTSPDLSSKRTTPERCPRPLLPQDCNQEDPNAPHDHQGDDLTHINTTETYVRGDEWCKEEIPTYGYPADDCTRRSEGQLTSSMFKSDDFEILQDTTEVIALTPDLLSSIHSKDLSSDPMKQVLSSDSLLTTKENQSHKRGIKKQTASKAMKSFSCSECGKCFTLKVNLVRHQRIHTGEKPFSCSECGKCFTRKSLLVIHHRTHTGEKPFSCSECGKCFTLKDNLVRHQITHTGEKPFSCSECEKCFTHKGNLVSHQRTHTGEKPFSCPECGKCFKWKIDLDSHQRTHTGEKPFSCSECAKCFTQKTDLVNHQRTHTGEKPFSCSECGKCFNQKGNLVSHQRTHTGEKPFSCSECGKCFNLKANLVRHQSNHTGENPFSCSECGKCFNLKANLVRHQSNHTGENPFSCSECEKCFNLKANLVRHQRTHTEEKPFSCSECGKCFKWKIDLDSHQRTHTGEKPFSCSECGKCFNHKGNLLSHQRTHTGEKPFSCSECGKCFNQKGNLVSHWRTHTGEKPFSCSECGKCFTCKGHLVSHQRAHTGEKPFSCSECGKCFKWKVLLVRHQSSHTEGKPFSFC is encoded by the exons atggatatggacagagacaagatggcggagaggatattacacctcaccctagagatcctcttccggcttactggagag gattacacagtggtgaagaagacctctagtgatcgctgtcaggaccctgtgtctgagggatggggaagacccctgagcccaatcacagggcctccacctcaccccctgatccatgaggacatcaatgaccagaagatcctagaactcacctacaagatgattgagctgctgactggagag gttcctataaggtgtcaggatgtcgctgtctatttctacaaggaggagtgggagtatttagaaggacacagagatctgtacaagaacgtcataatggaggttccccagcccctcacatctccag atctatccagtaagaggacaacaccagagagatgtccccgtcctcttcttccacaggactgtaaccaagaagatcccaatgctcctcacgatcatcag ggtgacgatctgacccatattaatactacagagacatatgtgaggggggatgagtggtgtaaagaggagattcccacatatggctacccag cagatgactgtaccagaagatcagagggacagctgacatcgtcAATGTTTAAATCTGATGAttttgagatcctacaagatacaactgaagtgattgctCTTACTCCAGATTTAttatcatccattcacagcaaagatctatcatctgatcctatgaaacaggtcctgtcttctgattcattactgactactaaggaaaatcaaagtcacaaaagaggcattaaaaaacaaactgcgtcTAAAGCaatgaagtcattttcatgttcagaatgtgggaaatgttttaccctcaaagtgaatcttgttagacaccaaagaatccacacaggggagaagcctttttcctgttctgaatgtgggaaatgttttacacgtaaatcactgcttgttattcaccatagaactcacacgggggagaagcctttttcctgttcagaatgtgggaaatgttttaccctcaaagataatcttgttagacaccaaataactcacacaggagagaagcctttttcatgttcagaatgtgagaaatgttttacccacaaagggaatcttgttagtcaccagagaactcacacaggggagaagcctttttcatgtccagaatgtgggaaatgttttaaatggaaaatagaTCTTGATagccatcaaagaactcacactggggagaagcctttttcctgttcagaatgtgcaaaatgttttacccagaaaacagatttggttaatcaccagagaactcacacaggggagaagcctttttcctgttctgaatgtgggaaatgttttaaccagaaagggaatcttgttagtcaccagagaactcacacaggggagaagcctttttcctgttcagaatgtgggaaatgttttaacctgaaagctaatcttgttagacatcagagcaatcacacaggggagaatcctttttcctgttcagaatgtgggaaatgttttaacctgaaagcgaatcttgttagacatcagagcaatcacacaggggagaatcctttttcctgttcagaatgtgagaaatgttttaacctgaaagcgaatcttgttagacatcagagaactcatacagaggagaagcctttttcctgttcagaatgtgggaaatgttttaaatggaaaatagaTCTTGATagccatcaaagaactcacacaggggagaagcctttttcctgttcagaatgtgggaaatgttttaaccataaagggaatcttcttagtcaccagagaactcacacaggggagaagcctttttcctgttcagaatgtgggaaatgttttaaccagaaaggcaaTCTTGTTAGTCactggagaactcacacaggggagaagcctttttcctgttcagaatgtgggaaatgttttacctgcaaagggcatcttgttagtcaccagagagctcacacaggggagaagcctttttcctgctcagaatgtgggaaatgttttaaatggaaagtacttcttgttagacatcagagcagtcacacagaggggaagcctttttcattttgttaa
- the LOC143766950 gene encoding uncharacterized protein LOC143766950 isoform X2, which translates to MDMDRDKMAERILHLTLEILFRLTGEDYTVVKKTSSDRCQDPVSEGWGRPLSPITGPPPHPLIHEDINDQKILELTYKMIELLTGEVPIRCQDVAVYFYKEEWEYLEGHRDLYKNVIMEVPQPLTSPDLSSKRTTPERCPRPLLPQDCNQEDPNAPHDHQGDDLTHINTTETYVRGDEWCKEEIPTYGYPDDCTRRSEGQLTSSMFKSDDFEILQDTTEVIALTPDLLSSIHSKDLSSDPMKQVLSSDSLLTTKENQSHKRGIKKQTASKAMKSFSCSECGKCFTLKVNLVRHQRIHTGEKPFSCSECGKCFTRKSLLVIHHRTHTGEKPFSCSECGKCFTLKDNLVRHQITHTGEKPFSCSECEKCFTHKGNLVSHQRTHTGEKPFSCPECGKCFKWKIDLDSHQRTHTGEKPFSCSECAKCFTQKTDLVNHQRTHTGEKPFSCSECGKCFNQKGNLVSHQRTHTGEKPFSCSECGKCFNLKANLVRHQSNHTGENPFSCSECGKCFNLKANLVRHQSNHTGENPFSCSECEKCFNLKANLVRHQRTHTEEKPFSCSECGKCFKWKIDLDSHQRTHTGEKPFSCSECGKCFNHKGNLLSHQRTHTGEKPFSCSECGKCFNQKGNLVSHWRTHTGEKPFSCSECGKCFTCKGHLVSHQRAHTGEKPFSCSECGKCFKWKVLLVRHQSSHTEGKPFSFC; encoded by the exons atggatatggacagagacaagatggcggagaggatattacacctcaccctagagatcctcttccggcttactggagag gattacacagtggtgaagaagacctctagtgatcgctgtcaggaccctgtgtctgagggatggggaagacccctgagcccaatcacagggcctccacctcaccccctgatccatgaggacatcaatgaccagaagatcctagaactcacctacaagatgattgagctgctgactggagag gttcctataaggtgtcaggatgtcgctgtctatttctacaaggaggagtgggagtatttagaaggacacagagatctgtacaagaacgtcataatggaggttccccagcccctcacatctccag atctatccagtaagaggacaacaccagagagatgtccccgtcctcttcttccacaggactgtaaccaagaagatcccaatgctcctcacgatcatcag ggtgacgatctgacccatattaatactacagagacatatgtgaggggggatgagtggtgtaaagaggagattcccacatatggctacccag atgactgtaccagaagatcagagggacagctgacatcgtcAATGTTTAAATCTGATGAttttgagatcctacaagatacaactgaagtgattgctCTTACTCCAGATTTAttatcatccattcacagcaaagatctatcatctgatcctatgaaacaggtcctgtcttctgattcattactgactactaaggaaaatcaaagtcacaaaagaggcattaaaaaacaaactgcgtcTAAAGCaatgaagtcattttcatgttcagaatgtgggaaatgttttaccctcaaagtgaatcttgttagacaccaaagaatccacacaggggagaagcctttttcctgttctgaatgtgggaaatgttttacacgtaaatcactgcttgttattcaccatagaactcacacgggggagaagcctttttcctgttcagaatgtgggaaatgttttaccctcaaagataatcttgttagacaccaaataactcacacaggagagaagcctttttcatgttcagaatgtgagaaatgttttacccacaaagggaatcttgttagtcaccagagaactcacacaggggagaagcctttttcatgtccagaatgtgggaaatgttttaaatggaaaatagaTCTTGATagccatcaaagaactcacactggggagaagcctttttcctgttcagaatgtgcaaaatgttttacccagaaaacagatttggttaatcaccagagaactcacacaggggagaagcctttttcctgttctgaatgtgggaaatgttttaaccagaaagggaatcttgttagtcaccagagaactcacacaggggagaagcctttttcctgttcagaatgtgggaaatgttttaacctgaaagctaatcttgttagacatcagagcaatcacacaggggagaatcctttttcctgttcagaatgtgggaaatgttttaacctgaaagcgaatcttgttagacatcagagcaatcacacaggggagaatcctttttcctgttcagaatgtgagaaatgttttaacctgaaagcgaatcttgttagacatcagagaactcatacagaggagaagcctttttcctgttcagaatgtgggaaatgttttaaatggaaaatagaTCTTGATagccatcaaagaactcacacaggggagaagcctttttcctgttcagaatgtgggaaatgttttaaccataaagggaatcttcttagtcaccagagaactcacacaggggagaagcctttttcctgttcagaatgtgggaaatgttttaaccagaaaggcaaTCTTGTTAGTCactggagaactcacacaggggagaagcctttttcctgttcagaatgtgggaaatgttttacctgcaaagggcatcttgttagtcaccagagagctcacacaggggagaagcctttttcctgctcagaatgtgggaaatgttttaaatggaaagtacttcttgttagacatcagagcagtcacacagaggggaagcctttttcattttgttaa